A genomic region of Gemmata massiliana contains the following coding sequences:
- a CDS encoding TIGR02996 domain-containing protein, producing MTEREAFVQKICEAPADDTARLVYADWLDEYGDEADHTRAKFIRQRYPAAVIGLSRQPRPAARPWATYARALFAGVVPRAWATWLVPSPGSPVWNRWWKNRTWSEMCRNQEFDSHRPPLVLALRHGFASCIGLDQRRFLNHAGALFRAQPIEHVSLLGMRSTPSSEGALWQLYSPRTYGYSWAIKEPIYRYLTGGTISPNVVRLGTDSHMNYRKYPTRADALVDLSDACVAFGRGMAGLPPLVNQDGQTATQTAPRPNHEPNAPEANS from the coding sequence GTGACCGAGCGCGAAGCCTTCGTGCAGAAGATCTGCGAGGCCCCGGCGGATGATACGGCCCGCTTGGTGTACGCGGACTGGCTCGACGAGTACGGGGACGAGGCCGATCACACAAGGGCCAAGTTCATTCGGCAGCGTTACCCGGCCGCAGTGATCGGCTTGTCGCGCCAGCCCAGGCCCGCGGCTCGGCCTTGGGCCACATACGCACGCGCGTTGTTCGCGGGCGTGGTGCCGCGGGCCTGGGCGACTTGGCTCGTACCGTCGCCGGGATCACCAGTGTGGAATCGCTGGTGGAAGAACCGAACGTGGTCCGAGATGTGCCGAAACCAAGAATTCGACTCGCACCGACCGCCCCTCGTCCTCGCGCTCCGGCACGGGTTCGCGTCTTGCATCGGCCTCGACCAGCGCCGGTTCCTCAATCACGCCGGCGCCCTGTTCCGAGCCCAGCCGATCGAGCACGTGTCACTGCTGGGGATGCGTTCGACGCCCTCGTCCGAAGGAGCGCTCTGGCAGCTCTACTCGCCCCGAACCTACGGCTACTCGTGGGCCATCAAGGAACCGATCTACCGGTACCTCACCGGTGGAACGATCAGCCCGAACGTTGTTCGCCTGGGTACGGACAGCCACATGAACTACCGAAAGTACCCCACCCGAGCGGACGCCCTGGTTGACCTATCCGACGCATGCGTGGCGTTCGGGCGGGGGATGGCCGGGTTACCGCCGCTCGTAAACCAGGATGGGCAAACGGCAACCCAAACGGCCCCGAGGCCCAATCACGAGCCGAACGCACCAGAAGCGAACTCGTAA
- a CDS encoding SDR family oxidoreductase, with protein MSDASVMPDPQQLKAARDTLHALTRAPGSWPSNDPILAELVRLASRVVQRDRKQQRATARRRDADVRDQSGIRAGDVPAVLPKLARGVTCYVCKAQFEQPHHFYDSLCPACAELNFAKRNQTADLRGRTALVTGGRIKAGYHTVLKLLRAGADVVATTRFPKDAARRFATEPDAEEWAGRLRFVGLDLRALAVVERFATSLAQQVGRLDIFVANAAQTVRRPPAYYHTLVAGEREPRASLSTLAREMLTPVADSDALLPALDATPPNANWHAELALLPFVAGDEVIEAFPQGQLAPDGEPLDLRAENSWGLAHEDVSTVELVEVHAVNCLAPFLLLRALRPLFRAGPPRDRFAVMVSAVEGQFASEKNGRHPHTNMAKAGLNMMVRTSAPEFVADRVFLTAVDPGWFSVQSAVPAAEQFAATGGRIPLDATDAAARILDPVFTGIGGGQPASGVLFKDYRRVPW; from the coding sequence ATGTCTGATGCCTCCGTTATGCCCGATCCGCAGCAACTCAAAGCTGCGCGGGACACTTTGCACGCGCTCACTCGCGCGCCCGGTTCGTGGCCCTCGAACGATCCGATTCTGGCCGAACTCGTGCGTCTCGCATCTCGTGTGGTTCAGCGCGACCGCAAACAACAGCGCGCGACCGCGCGCCGGCGCGACGCCGACGTCCGCGATCAGTCCGGTATCCGGGCCGGAGACGTGCCCGCTGTGCTGCCGAAGCTCGCACGCGGAGTCACGTGTTACGTCTGCAAGGCGCAGTTCGAGCAACCGCACCACTTTTATGATTCGCTGTGCCCGGCGTGCGCCGAACTGAACTTCGCCAAGCGGAACCAGACGGCCGATCTACGCGGACGCACGGCGTTGGTGACGGGCGGGCGGATCAAAGCCGGGTATCACACCGTTCTGAAGCTACTGCGTGCCGGCGCGGACGTCGTCGCGACCACGCGGTTCCCAAAGGACGCGGCGCGCCGGTTCGCGACCGAGCCGGACGCAGAAGAATGGGCCGGGCGGCTCCGGTTCGTGGGGTTGGACCTGCGTGCGCTGGCCGTGGTCGAGCGGTTCGCGACATCGCTCGCTCAGCAGGTGGGGCGCCTCGATATCTTTGTGGCGAATGCCGCACAAACAGTTCGCCGCCCGCCCGCTTACTACCACACGCTCGTTGCGGGCGAACGGGAACCGCGCGCGAGTCTGTCCACCCTCGCGCGCGAAATGCTCACTCCGGTTGCGGATTCGGACGCACTGCTTCCCGCTTTGGATGCGACGCCCCCAAATGCAAACTGGCACGCAGAACTCGCGCTCCTTCCATTCGTTGCTGGCGACGAGGTCATCGAAGCGTTTCCGCAAGGGCAACTGGCTCCAGACGGTGAACCGCTGGATTTGCGCGCGGAAAACAGTTGGGGCTTGGCCCACGAAGACGTGAGTACCGTCGAACTGGTCGAAGTTCACGCGGTGAATTGTCTCGCACCGTTCTTACTTTTGCGGGCGCTGCGGCCTCTATTTCGTGCCGGACCGCCGCGCGACCGATTCGCCGTAATGGTGTCCGCGGTGGAGGGGCAGTTCGCGAGTGAAAAGAACGGGCGCCACCCCCACACGAACATGGCGAAGGCCGGGCTGAACATGATGGTCCGCACGTCCGCGCCGGAGTTCGTCGCGGACCGCGTGTTCCTGACGGCGGTCGATCCGGGCTGGTTCTCGGTGCAATCTGCCGTGCCCGCGGCCGAGCAGTTTGCGGCGACCGGCGGGCGCATTCCGCTCGACGCCACCGACGCTGCGGCCCGCATCCTCGACCCGGTGTTTACCGGTATCGGGGGCGGGCAACCGGCGTCCGGCGTACTGTTCAAGGATTACCGCCGCGTGCCCTGGTAA
- a CDS encoding TIGR02996 domain-containing protein, with protein MTDDELAFIRAAIAEPDEDTIRLAYADWLDEQGDAVAASRAEFVRLQVRRSRLDVFDPERTNLLEQETACLQKHKRDWNGRVHRYLTRAKFPGKVDARRGLIRGWNYHRGMIARVTAPAEALTTHPDLMFALGPVAHLHLATWPAAGWEPQVVRQLAEPLSRLKIVSFAGATWTHPPLSVASLEPFAQVPLLDLRAVTVDRITLELLARTWSGVTSPIVLYRATVTTTRTERWGGRAYQVQDSRLEVRVIDPHKKWDALRLEFADLTGEVLSPVPYQGTRR; from the coding sequence ATGACCGACGACGAACTCGCGTTCATCCGGGCCGCGATCGCGGAACCCGACGAAGACACGATCCGCCTCGCGTACGCCGACTGGCTCGACGAACAGGGCGACGCAGTGGCCGCCTCGCGCGCCGAGTTCGTGCGCCTCCAGGTCCGGCGCTCGCGCCTGGACGTCTTCGACCCGGAGCGCACCAACTTACTCGAACAAGAGACCGCGTGCCTCCAGAAACACAAGCGCGACTGGAACGGGCGCGTTCACCGGTACCTCACGCGCGCCAAGTTTCCGGGCAAGGTGGACGCCCGCCGCGGACTCATTCGCGGTTGGAACTACCACCGCGGGATGATCGCGCGCGTGACCGCACCCGCAGAAGCACTGACGACGCACCCGGATCTGATGTTCGCGCTCGGCCCGGTCGCGCACCTGCATTTGGCGACGTGGCCGGCCGCAGGTTGGGAACCCCAGGTTGTGCGCCAACTGGCGGAACCTCTGTCCCGGCTCAAGATCGTCTCGTTCGCCGGAGCAACTTGGACCCATCCGCCACTGAGCGTCGCGAGCCTGGAACCGTTCGCCCAGGTTCCGCTCCTCGACTTGCGAGCGGTGACAGTCGACAGAATTACGTTGGAACTTCTCGCCCGCACTTGGTCGGGGGTAACATCGCCGATCGTGTTGTACCGCGCGACCGTTACCACCACGCGCACCGAACGGTGGGGCGGGCGAGCGTACCAGGTTCAGGATTCGCGCCTGGAAGTTCGCGTGATCGACCCGCACAAAAAGTGGGACGCCCTCCGTCTCGAATTCGCGGACCTCACCGGAGAAGTTCTTTCGCCCGTCCCTTACCAGGGCACGCGGCGGTAA